In one window of Candidatus Scalindua sp. DNA:
- a CDS encoding tetratricopeptide repeat protein: protein MQLFSRFSRTTLIFLFIFCSFPGCSGKDEAQLNELGIHYIQKGLYDKALTTLKQIIKVNPSHSEAHFHLGRVYKRMGLEENAKAEYSLSFRIDPEKFHDYTKKYKEGADYEPSDTQYLTELGITYTEKAMYDEAITTFKKVLEIEPDHIRAHYNLGMIYLKKKMYHKAADEFRNTIQIMPRMAEAHYNLGLVYQKRGLLDNAISEFELTLDLLPETTGRKKAGVHYKLGSAYYEIGKHDEAVEELKKAIDISPNLAAAHQRLSMVYKSAGRIQEAEKELTLYKNLKRLK from the coding sequence ATGCAATTATTCAGCAGATTTTCACGAACAACTCTCATTTTCTTATTTATTTTCTGTTCCTTTCCTGGTTGCTCAGGAAAAGATGAGGCACAGTTAAATGAACTTGGTATTCATTATATCCAAAAGGGCTTATACGATAAAGCATTAACTACCCTTAAACAGATAATCAAGGTCAATCCCTCACACAGTGAAGCGCATTTTCACCTTGGCCGTGTTTATAAGAGGATGGGTTTGGAAGAGAATGCCAAAGCGGAGTACTCTCTCTCTTTCAGAATTGATCCTGAAAAATTTCATGACTATACAAAAAAATATAAGGAGGGTGCGGACTATGAGCCTTCTGACACACAATATCTCACAGAGTTAGGAATTACTTATACCGAAAAGGCGATGTATGATGAGGCAATTACCACATTTAAAAAGGTCCTGGAAATTGAACCGGATCATATACGGGCACATTACAATCTTGGAATGATCTATTTAAAGAAGAAAATGTACCATAAGGCCGCTGATGAATTCAGAAATACCATACAGATTATGCCACGGATGGCAGAAGCACATTACAATCTCGGCCTGGTCTATCAGAAGCGGGGATTGCTTGATAATGCCATATCAGAGTTCGAATTAACACTGGATCTTCTCCCTGAGACAACAGGCAGGAAAAAAGCAGGTGTACATTACAAGCTGGGATCGGCATATTATGAAATCGGCAAGCATGACGAGGCAGTAGAGGAATTGAAGAAGGCGATCGATATCTCACCAAACCTGGCAGCAGCTCATCAACGGTTGAGCATGGTATATAAAAGTGCCGGCAGAATTCAAGAAGCGGAAAAGGAGTTAACTCTCTATAAGAACTTGAAGAGACTGAAATAA
- a CDS encoding PTS sugar transporter subunit IIA — protein sequence MKLIDFIEEDTILGDLKSTDKESVIREMVEVLCNLKKIDESDINDVMDALLRREKVGSTGIGKGVAVPHTKHKCVTKITGAFARSLKGVEFDALDGEPVYLFFLLISPHDSTDLHLSALEKISMAIRNPDFRNFIKQASDKSEIVGILKEVDEVKT from the coding sequence ATGAAACTAATTGATTTTATAGAAGAGGATACTATTTTAGGAGATTTAAAGTCTACCGATAAGGAGTCTGTTATACGGGAGATGGTTGAGGTATTGTGTAATTTAAAAAAGATTGATGAGAGCGACATCAACGATGTTATGGATGCCCTTTTGCGAAGGGAAAAGGTTGGTAGCACGGGAATAGGGAAAGGTGTAGCTGTTCCACATACGAAGCATAAATGTGTAACCAAGATAACGGGAGCATTTGCCCGTTCTCTGAAGGGTGTGGAGTTTGATGCACTTGATGGAGAACCTGTCTATCTCTTTTTTTTGTTGATTTCTCCTCACGACTCAACAGATTTACATCTTTCTGCATTGGAAAAGATTTCCATGGCGATTAGAAATCCCGATTTTCGCAATTTTATTAAACAGGCTTCGGACAAATCAGAGATTGTTGGTATCTTAAAAGAAGTTGATGAAGTAAAAACTTAG
- a CDS encoding TIGR03936 family radical SAM-associated protein produces MKLFERAIRRAEIPVKMSEGFNPRLKIIFPLALPVGVEGIDEKLGIVLSEYMQVSEVESRLKDQLPEGIQIVSVASVSNQQNSSVSDITYLIKLKKGKVPEMEKIKEFLSSDVINTRRVGKKLLFDIRPSIMNVTLDSESVVLDLKMTPKGMARPEEVLSCLGLKVGKDYDLTDMVRTRVNLSSSKE; encoded by the coding sequence ATGAAACTTTTTGAAAGGGCAATACGCAGGGCAGAGATTCCAGTAAAAATGTCTGAAGGTTTTAATCCCAGACTAAAGATTATCTTTCCTTTGGCTTTACCGGTTGGTGTTGAGGGGATTGACGAGAAATTAGGGATAGTTCTTTCTGAATATATGCAGGTCAGTGAAGTCGAGTCCAGATTGAAAGATCAACTCCCTGAAGGTATACAGATTGTTTCTGTAGCGTCAGTCTCAAACCAGCAAAACTCTTCGGTATCAGATATCACATATTTGATAAAACTGAAAAAAGGGAAAGTACCTGAGATGGAAAAAATTAAGGAATTTCTATCCAGCGACGTGATAAATACTCGCAGGGTGGGGAAAAAGCTGTTGTTTGACATAAGACCTTCGATCATGAACGTGACTCTTGATTCAGAATCTGTCGTTTTGGATTTGAAGATGACACCGAAGGGAATGGCTCGACCAGAAGAGGTACTATCATGCCTGGGACTAAAAGTTGGCAAAGACTATGATCTGACCGACATGGTGAGAACGAGAGTGAATCTATCTTCCTCAAAAGAGTAA
- a CDS encoding type III pantothenate kinase: MCSGYLFEFPRIMILTVDIGNTNISLGYFQGHNLVSHSSINGKSLVQQSGSFLLDTGTVKDIRDIIIASVNPENEEAFCKYLEKQYTRKVLKIGREIQLKIPVLVEKPEKVGVDRLLNALAAYHLTRAAAIVVDFGTALTVDIVSKGGEFLGGLILPGIETSAYALKSQTAFLPKVEIRKPEKIIGKNTESAISSGIYNGTVGAVSYILEELLKEVCDVQCIIATGGDAATLIADLPQINKLAPHLTLEGIKIAFDEACAG, translated from the coding sequence ATGTGCAGCGGATATCTGTTTGAGTTTCCTCGTATCATGATCTTGACTGTCGATATAGGCAATACAAATATCAGTTTGGGTTACTTTCAAGGGCACAACCTTGTATCTCATAGTTCTATTAATGGGAAGAGTCTGGTGCAGCAGAGTGGTAGCTTTCTCCTTGATACAGGTACGGTGAAAGATATCCGGGATATTATTATTGCTTCTGTAAATCCTGAGAATGAAGAGGCCTTTTGTAAATATTTAGAGAAGCAGTACACAAGAAAGGTCTTAAAGATAGGAAGAGAAATACAACTGAAGATACCTGTCCTTGTGGAAAAACCTGAAAAAGTAGGGGTAGATAGACTCCTCAATGCTCTCGCAGCATATCACCTTACCAGGGCTGCTGCTATAGTAGTTGATTTTGGTACCGCTTTAACCGTTGATATTGTATCAAAAGGTGGTGAGTTCCTTGGCGGTTTAATACTCCCCGGTATTGAGACATCTGCTTACGCCCTTAAAAGTCAAACGGCATTTTTACCGAAAGTTGAAATAAGAAAACCAGAAAAGATAATTGGTAAAAACACGGAGTCCGCAATTTCTTCGGGAATTTATAACGGGACAGTTGGTGCTGTTTCATATATATTGGAAGAGTTACTGAAGGAAGTCTGCGATGTGCAATGTATTATAGCTACTGGCGGGGATGCGGCAACCCTCATTGCTGATCTTCCCCAAATTAACAAACTTGCTCCTCATCTGACACTGGAAGGGATAAAGATTGCCTTTGATGAAGCTTGTGCCGGGTAA
- the rplU gene encoding 50S ribosomal protein L21, translated as MYAVIKNEGKQYKVEPGKSLEIDLKGNLKKGDILEFKEVLMISKEGETFIGKPTVENAKVISEVQGHVKGKKVVVMKFRRRKDSRTKNGHRQRYTRVKVNEIVS; from the coding sequence ATGTATGCTGTTATCAAAAATGAAGGAAAGCAGTATAAGGTTGAACCGGGAAAAAGTCTCGAGATTGATTTAAAGGGAAATCTCAAGAAAGGTGATATCCTGGAGTTTAAAGAGGTATTGATGATTTCAAAAGAAGGTGAGACATTCATTGGTAAGCCGACGGTAGAAAATGCAAAAGTGATATCTGAGGTTCAGGGGCACGTAAAGGGAAAGAAAGTAGTGGTTATGAAATTTCGTCGCCGTAAAGATTCAAGGACAAAAAACGGCCATAGGCAAAGATATACGAGAGTTAAGGTTAATGAGATAGTTTCCTGA
- the sucC gene encoding ADP-forming succinate--CoA ligase subunit beta has protein sequence MKLYEYQAKEILRKHNINVPHGVVVTDAETLRKTYGDFGKNRCVIKAQVHAGGRGKGGGIKIAVTPEEVKRYASEMMGSTLITAQTGDKGITVKKILIEDAVAIEKETYLAISIDRSTSAPVIICSTEGGVEIEEVSSKSPEKIAKERVDPVMGLYAFQARKIAKELGMTDGKLMIKASRLISDLYKVFNGNDCSLLEINPLVLTKEGEIVALDVKMDIDDNALFRHQEFLQMRDFSEDDAIEGKATESGLSYIGLDGNIGCLVNGAGLAMATMDIIKCYGGMPANFLDVGGDAPVERVTTAFELIFADQKVKGVLVNIFGGIMKCDIVAEGIIQAVKKVGIHVPLVVRLEGTNVQIAKTILDNSGLDMIVAESMKDAAEKIVKAVQETK, from the coding sequence TTGAAACTTTACGAATATCAGGCAAAGGAAATCCTGCGAAAACATAACATCAACGTTCCGCACGGTGTTGTAGTAACGGATGCGGAAACTCTACGAAAAACCTATGGGGATTTCGGGAAAAACAGGTGTGTTATAAAAGCCCAGGTTCATGCAGGCGGAAGAGGAAAAGGTGGCGGGATAAAAATAGCAGTGACACCGGAAGAAGTTAAAAGGTATGCGTCCGAGATGATGGGGTCTACCCTGATAACAGCTCAGACAGGGGACAAGGGGATAACGGTAAAGAAGATACTTATTGAAGATGCGGTAGCTATAGAAAAAGAGACGTATCTGGCAATCTCAATAGACAGGAGCACCTCTGCACCCGTTATCATCTGTAGTACAGAAGGTGGGGTTGAGATAGAGGAGGTCTCTTCGAAGTCACCTGAAAAGATTGCGAAAGAGAGGGTAGATCCGGTTATGGGCCTGTATGCTTTTCAGGCACGCAAAATAGCAAAGGAACTGGGGATGACTGATGGTAAACTCATGATAAAGGCTTCTCGGCTCATCTCAGACCTCTATAAGGTGTTCAATGGGAATGATTGCTCTCTGCTGGAAATAAATCCGCTTGTGTTGACAAAAGAGGGAGAGATTGTTGCGCTGGATGTGAAAATGGATATTGATGATAATGCCCTTTTTCGCCATCAAGAATTTTTGCAGATGAGGGATTTTTCTGAGGATGACGCTATTGAAGGAAAGGCAACAGAGTCAGGATTGAGTTATATAGGGCTTGATGGAAACATTGGCTGTCTGGTAAACGGTGCCGGTCTGGCAATGGCAACAATGGATATTATAAAGTGTTACGGAGGAATGCCTGCTAATTTCCTGGATGTTGGGGGCGATGCGCCGGTTGAGAGGGTAACTACCGCATTCGAATTGATTTTTGCTGATCAAAAGGTGAAAGGAGTGCTGGTTAATATCTTTGGCGGTATCATGAAGTGTGATATTGTTGCTGAGGGTATTATTCAGGCAGTAAAAAAAGTGGGTATCCATGTACCCCTCGTGGTCAGACTGGAAGGTACGAATGTTCAAATTGCGAAGACTATTCTTGATAATTCGGGACTCGATATGATCGTTGCAGAGAGTATGAAGGATGCAGCGGAAAAGATAGTTAAGGCGGTACAGGAAACAAAATGA
- a CDS encoding ComF family protein — translation MSNWYQVNKVFALKVLHNTFAGLLDLLYPRICLGCNKSFSEEEGVHICRMCLESIEEKGVRRCYKCGLELGLGVRSSDKGCPECIKMNLRFERGFFVSGYTGPLKELIIHYKYHKHEFLAKPLADLLVNQLLNEGIISEIDVIVPVPLHWRKKLRRGFNQSELFAKRISRKLLVPISVDNLSYCKNTLSQTQLSRTERAENVFGAFKVRKPELFSRKQILLIDDVLTTGTTASECARTLEKAGAEKVFFIALARAKL, via the coding sequence ATGTCAAACTGGTATCAAGTAAATAAAGTGTTCGCTTTAAAAGTATTACACAATACCTTCGCTGGTTTGCTGGATCTTTTATATCCGAGAATCTGTCTCGGCTGTAATAAAAGTTTCTCGGAAGAAGAGGGGGTGCATATCTGCCGCATGTGTCTTGAAAGTATAGAGGAAAAAGGAGTAAGGAGGTGTTATAAGTGCGGATTGGAACTAGGGTTGGGGGTACGTTCTTCTGATAAGGGATGTCCCGAGTGTATAAAAATGAATTTAAGATTTGAAAGAGGGTTTTTTGTTTCAGGGTATACTGGTCCACTGAAAGAATTAATTATTCATTATAAATATCATAAACATGAATTTTTGGCAAAACCACTGGCGGATTTATTAGTTAATCAGTTGCTGAACGAAGGCATCATCTCTGAGATAGATGTGATTGTACCAGTCCCTCTCCATTGGAGGAAGAAGTTGAGGAGGGGTTTTAATCAGTCGGAATTATTCGCTAAAAGGATTTCCAGGAAGTTACTGGTCCCGATTTCTGTAGATAATTTATCATATTGCAAGAATACGTTATCACAAACCCAATTATCGCGAACAGAACGCGCTGAGAACGTTTTCGGAGCATTTAAGGTTCGAAAACCAGAGCTGTTTTCCCGAAAACAGATACTCTTGATTGATGATGTATTAACAACGGGTACAACGGCTTCAGAATGTGCCAGAACCCTGGAAAAAGCGGGTGCTGAGAAAGTGTTTTTCATCGCACTGGCACGAGCAAAATTATGA
- the rpmA gene encoding 50S ribosomal protein L27 yields the protein MAHKKGQSSTRNGRDSNPQFRGIKKYGGEYVVSGSIIVRQCGTKFKPGTNVGCGRDYTLFTKIDGTVKFESGRRISVYPE from the coding sequence GTGGCTCATAAAAAAGGTCAAAGCTCGACGAGAAACGGCAGAGATAGTAATCCCCAATTCCGGGGTATAAAAAAGTATGGCGGTGAGTATGTCGTATCTGGTTCGATAATAGTACGTCAATGTGGTACAAAGTTCAAGCCGGGGACGAATGTCGGATGTGGAAGAGACTATACCCTGTTTACGAAGATTGATGGTACGGTTAAGTTCGAATCCGGACGACGTATCAGTGTGTATCCAGAATAA
- the raiA gene encoding ribosome-associated translation inhibitor RaiA has protein sequence METIIHGRHLDITEAIENYVKKKASKLTKYHEKINKVQFTLKIEGQNHIVESVCTVKGVVLVAEASNLDMYAAIDLVMDKLEKQFIRLREKMKQHRIKKDEET, from the coding sequence TTGGAAACTATTATACATGGCAGGCATTTAGATATCACAGAAGCCATTGAGAATTATGTAAAAAAAAAGGCTTCAAAGCTGACAAAATATCATGAAAAGATTAATAAGGTGCAATTTACCTTGAAAATAGAGGGTCAAAACCATATCGTGGAATCAGTATGTACTGTTAAGGGAGTTGTTCTTGTTGCTGAGGCATCAAATCTTGACATGTATGCCGCCATAGATTTGGTAATGGACAAACTTGAAAAACAATTTATCCGGTTAAGAGAGAAAATGAAACAGCATAGAATTAAAAAAGATGAAGAAACTTAG
- the ptsP gene encoding phosphoenolpyruvate--protein phosphotransferase, which translates to MSRDQVFLERRIKIPNVNGLHARPATQFAEIANKFRSEIFVSVKDKEKVSGKSIMDLLTLGAKRGTELIVSAEGVDREDALDALEGLISDRFYEDMMEIRKGIAVAPGVVIKEAFLLETEGYRIPRHLIKEDEVPVELARLADAIKSAMDEINELEGNISKRLGSQIGTIFATHRLMLEDSKLRREFVERIEKNKFSAEYSVSLSLRVYVRKFQDIDDPYLSARVGDIFDIEKRLLRNLLGEKREELENLTKEVIVVAHDLSPSQTASLDTSKVKGFVTDMGGRTSHSAIVARALGIPAVVGLGTATVEVFDGDLIVLDGNRGVVIIRPDEKTLNEYESIEKKFHIFEEKLVSELKDLPAVTPDGREIKILGNIDFPREIGASLSHGASGIGLYRTEFLYLGSKNVPTEEEHFVAYKKSVEELKGKPIIIRTVDLGGDKIVPSENNKEANPFLGCRSIRYCLEHLSLFKLQLRAILRSSALGNVKILLPLISNLQELRKVKVLVREVMDELKSEGIAYDENIEIGIMIEVPSAVMLADIFAKEVDFFSIGTNDLIQYTLAIDRNNEKVAHLFSPAHPAIIRSLKHVIKVADDHNIKVGICGEMGGQIEYTILLLGLGLREFSVAPAMIIPEVKKIIRSVTYKRAKEIADTVCSFDDADKTTLYLRNIAREIIPEIF; encoded by the coding sequence TTGTCCAGAGATCAAGTATTTCTAGAGCGGAGGATAAAGATCCCCAATGTCAATGGCCTCCATGCCAGGCCTGCAACACAATTTGCAGAAATAGCTAATAAATTCAGATCAGAAATATTCGTGAGCGTCAAAGACAAAGAGAAGGTTAGCGGTAAAAGTATTATGGACCTTTTAACGTTAGGAGCTAAAAGAGGTACTGAATTAATAGTAAGTGCTGAAGGTGTTGATAGAGAAGACGCCTTGGACGCATTAGAGGGGCTTATCAGCGATAGGTTTTATGAGGATATGATGGAAATAAGAAAAGGGATTGCTGTTGCCCCTGGTGTTGTCATTAAAGAGGCTTTCCTTTTGGAAACTGAAGGGTATCGGATACCACGTCACCTGATCAAAGAAGATGAAGTGCCGGTAGAGCTTGCAAGGCTGGCGGACGCAATAAAGTCTGCCATGGACGAGATTAATGAATTAGAGGGCAATATTTCAAAAAGACTAGGTTCTCAAATCGGAACAATCTTCGCGACCCATAGATTAATGTTGGAAGACAGTAAACTCAGGAGGGAATTCGTAGAGAGGATTGAGAAAAACAAATTCAGTGCTGAGTACTCTGTTTCATTGTCATTGCGCGTATATGTTCGGAAATTTCAAGACATTGATGATCCATATCTTTCTGCCCGTGTAGGGGATATTTTTGATATCGAAAAAAGACTTTTAAGGAATTTGTTAGGAGAAAAGAGAGAAGAGCTGGAAAATCTAACCAAGGAAGTTATCGTTGTCGCTCATGATCTCAGTCCATCTCAAACCGCATCTCTGGATACATCAAAAGTAAAGGGTTTTGTCACTGATATGGGGGGGAGGACTTCACATTCTGCAATTGTGGCCAGGGCATTGGGAATCCCGGCTGTAGTTGGGTTAGGCACTGCTACTGTAGAGGTCTTTGATGGGGACCTGATAGTTTTAGATGGCAACCGGGGTGTGGTAATAATCAGGCCTGACGAAAAAACCCTGAATGAGTATGAGTCTATTGAGAAGAAATTTCATATATTTGAGGAAAAGCTTGTCTCTGAATTGAAAGATCTCCCTGCAGTGACACCAGATGGAAGGGAGATTAAGATTCTGGGGAATATTGATTTCCCCCGTGAGATTGGTGCGAGTTTGAGTCATGGGGCATCAGGGATAGGTTTATACCGGACAGAGTTTTTATACCTTGGTTCGAAGAATGTTCCCACAGAAGAGGAGCATTTTGTTGCGTATAAAAAATCTGTTGAGGAGTTGAAAGGAAAACCCATAATCATCAGGACAGTTGATCTTGGAGGAGACAAGATTGTTCCATCAGAAAACAACAAAGAGGCCAATCCTTTCCTCGGTTGTCGTTCGATCCGCTATTGCCTGGAACACTTGAGTCTTTTTAAATTACAGCTGCGTGCGATCTTAAGGTCATCAGCTCTTGGAAATGTAAAAATTTTGCTCCCTTTAATTTCGAACTTGCAAGAGTTGCGGAAAGTAAAAGTTTTGGTAAGGGAAGTGATGGACGAGCTGAAGAGTGAAGGAATAGCTTATGATGAAAACATAGAAATTGGAATTATGATTGAGGTTCCTTCTGCTGTTATGCTGGCAGACATTTTCGCGAAGGAAGTGGATTTCTTCAGTATTGGTACAAATGACCTTATCCAATATACATTAGCAATAGATAGAAATAATGAAAAGGTGGCACATCTTTTTTCTCCTGCTCATCCAGCTATCATAAGATCATTAAAACATGTCATTAAGGTTGCAGATGATCATAATATAAAAGTCGGGATATGTGGTGAAATGGGAGGTCAAATTGAGTATACGATATTATTGTTAGGTCTTGGTCTGAGAGAATTCAGTGTCGCACCCGCTATGATTATTCCTGAAGTCAAAAAGATAATCAGGTCTGTCACTTATAAGAGGGCCAAGGAAATTGCTGACACAGTCTGTTCATTTGACGATGCAGATAAGACAACACTATACCTTCGCAATATCGCACGGGAAATTATACCTGAAATATTTTAA
- a CDS encoding Rne/Rng family ribonuclease has product MKKKMLVNVVEPEESRIAILEDGVVEELYIERISREQIAGNIYKGRIVNIEQSIEAAFVDIGLAKNGFLHVSDVKSPSNNGDQVNGEGVPKTKENRAGIKSLLKLNQEVLVQVIKEGIGDKGPSLTTFSSIPGRFLVLMPDVKRVGVSRKILDEAERKRLKQIIDELKPPPHLGFIVRTAGENQTKRELSRDLNYLQKLWKVIDAKSEKATSPSPIYQESDLVIRTIRDIFTTDIDEIVIDSEAVYKKIRYFLRLIMPRSVKKLRFYNEAEPLFHKYKIEKEIEKIHKKEVRLPRGGSIVIEQTEALVAIDVNSGKYREENDPERTSFKTNLKAAKEIARQIRLRDMGGVIIIDFIDMKDERNIRSIEKVAELALKRDRARTKILKISKFGIIEMTRQRIRPSLKAVIYERCRYCEGTGESKTIESSCLDLMRQIKSAINNVQVKKIEIVASVKVTEYLLNLKRRQILELEDKFAKDIIIRCDASYKVGEIAIHYFDKNENRITLK; this is encoded by the coding sequence ATGAAAAAGAAAATGCTGGTAAATGTAGTTGAGCCTGAGGAGAGCAGGATTGCAATATTGGAAGACGGAGTTGTGGAAGAACTCTATATCGAAAGGATTTCACGTGAACAGATTGCCGGGAATATATATAAAGGCCGGATAGTTAACATTGAGCAAAGTATTGAGGCGGCCTTTGTTGATATAGGGTTGGCCAAGAATGGATTCCTTCATGTTTCAGATGTCAAATCCCCATCCAACAATGGTGATCAGGTCAATGGTGAAGGTGTTCCAAAAACGAAGGAAAACAGGGCAGGTATTAAATCATTACTAAAGCTCAATCAAGAAGTGCTGGTCCAGGTTATCAAGGAAGGGATAGGTGACAAAGGACCCAGTTTAACGACATTCAGCAGTATACCAGGAAGGTTTCTGGTATTGATGCCGGATGTAAAACGGGTCGGGGTCTCCAGAAAAATACTAGATGAGGCAGAAAGAAAAAGGCTCAAGCAGATAATTGATGAATTAAAACCACCTCCCCATCTGGGTTTTATTGTGAGAACTGCCGGGGAAAACCAGACAAAACGCGAACTCTCCAGGGATCTTAATTATCTTCAGAAACTGTGGAAGGTCATAGACGCCAAAAGTGAAAAGGCCACATCTCCATCCCCTATATATCAGGAAAGTGATTTAGTAATTCGTACTATTCGAGATATATTTACCACAGACATTGATGAGATAGTTATTGACTCTGAGGCGGTATATAAGAAGATAAGATACTTTCTGCGATTAATAATGCCACGGAGTGTAAAAAAATTACGTTTTTATAATGAGGCTGAACCTCTGTTTCACAAATACAAGATTGAAAAAGAGATAGAAAAGATACATAAAAAAGAAGTACGCCTCCCCAGAGGCGGTTCGATTGTGATCGAACAAACCGAAGCCTTGGTAGCCATTGATGTTAATAGTGGTAAATACAGGGAAGAAAATGACCCGGAAAGAACTTCATTTAAGACTAACCTGAAGGCTGCAAAAGAAATTGCACGACAAATCAGGTTACGGGATATGGGTGGAGTCATAATTATTGATTTTATAGATATGAAGGATGAACGGAATATAAGATCAATAGAAAAAGTGGCAGAGTTAGCCTTGAAACGGGATCGGGCAAGAACAAAAATTCTCAAAATATCCAAATTTGGTATTATTGAGATGACACGCCAGCGAATCAGGCCGAGTCTCAAAGCGGTGATTTATGAAAGATGCAGGTATTGTGAGGGTACCGGTGAGTCGAAGACAATCGAAAGTTCGTGTCTTGATTTGATGAGGCAGATAAAATCAGCCATTAACAATGTGCAGGTAAAGAAGATAGAGATTGTTGCCAGTGTGAAGGTAACAGAATATCTGCTGAATCTGAAAAGAAGGCAAATTCTTGAACTTGAAGACAAGTTTGCAAAAGATATTATTATCAGGTGTGATGCGAGTTACAAAGTTGGTGAAATTGCGATTCATTATTTTGACAAAAATGAGAATCGTATTACACTGAAGTGA
- the obgE gene encoding GTPase ObgE, which yields MMLVDEATIYVKAGDGGDGCVSFRREKYVPRGGPDGGDGGKGGTIFFYVNDKIDTLMDIPQRSRIIAENGACGTGRNRTGKDGKDLIIDLPRGTIVKDLKTGRILKDLNTTGEYVKIVRGGAKGKGNVHFKSATNQTPHIAEKGKKGQERWLKLELKLIADVGIIGLPNGGKSTFLSRISSARPKIANYPFTTLQPQLGIVELDDYRRLVFADIPGIIKDAHSGSGLGNTFLRHIERTKVVIHLIDIAAKQDPLDAYNTIRRELKLFHHGLSEKPEIIAVNKIDLLEKESFSRIVKSLTRKLSQPVYPISAATGKNVNILIKRAAKLVFGRETETTHT from the coding sequence ATGATGCTTGTAGATGAGGCAACAATCTATGTAAAAGCTGGTGATGGTGGCGACGGGTGCGTAAGTTTTCGTCGTGAAAAATATGTGCCGCGTGGAGGACCCGATGGTGGAGATGGAGGGAAAGGGGGTACTATTTTCTTTTATGTGAATGATAAAATTGATACGTTGATGGATATTCCCCAGAGGTCGAGAATTATTGCGGAAAATGGAGCATGCGGGACAGGCCGGAATAGGACCGGCAAAGATGGAAAAGACCTGATCATCGATTTGCCAAGAGGTACGATAGTGAAAGATCTCAAGACAGGTCGAATACTGAAGGATTTGAATACAACCGGGGAATACGTTAAGATTGTAAGGGGGGGGGCGAAAGGTAAAGGTAACGTTCACTTTAAATCTGCAACAAATCAGACACCACATATTGCTGAGAAGGGGAAAAAAGGCCAGGAACGCTGGCTTAAGCTTGAATTAAAATTAATTGCTGATGTTGGTATCATAGGTTTACCCAATGGCGGGAAATCCACTTTCCTTTCCCGCATCTCTTCAGCACGACCCAAAATTGCCAATTACCCATTTACGACGCTGCAACCGCAACTTGGAATTGTTGAACTGGACGATTACCGAAGGCTGGTTTTTGCAGACATACCAGGTATAATAAAGGACGCTCACAGTGGATCAGGGCTGGGTAATACGTTTTTGCGACATATTGAAAGGACTAAGGTCGTTATTCATCTGATAGATATTGCAGCAAAACAGGACCCGCTGGATGCGTACAACACTATCAGAAGAGAATTAAAGTTGTTTCATCATGGGCTGAGCGAAAAACCGGAAATAATAGCAGTTAACAAAATTGATTTATTAGAAAAAGAGTCATTTTCCCGCATTGTAAAGAGTTTGACCCGGAAGTTGTCACAGCCTGTGTATCCCATCTCTGCTGCTACAGGAAAAAATGTGAATATTCTGATTAAGAGGGCGGCAAAGCTGGTATTTGGCCGTGAAACGGAAACTACCCATACCTAG
- a CDS encoding tetratricopeptide repeat protein — MKTDKFYFYPMNVEIPEYTFNLKAAEFQKTHEEFTVWFFEGILENYPDYLECLMYLGNAYTSRGLYEKGLQVDLKLVALRPCDPMVHYNIACSYSLLGKIDLAFSSLNKSIDFGYDDINHLENDRDLDRLRGEEQYKTIINKLKELEQKQVS; from the coding sequence ATGAAAACAGATAAATTTTATTTTTACCCTATGAATGTCGAAATCCCTGAATACACATTCAATTTAAAGGCAGCAGAGTTTCAAAAAACACATGAGGAATTTACTGTCTGGTTTTTTGAAGGAATTTTAGAAAATTATCCAGATTACCTGGAGTGCCTCATGTATCTTGGCAACGCATATACTTCAAGAGGTCTGTATGAGAAGGGTTTGCAAGTCGATTTGAAGTTAGTGGCACTGAGGCCTTGTGACCCCATGGTTCATTACAATATCGCCTGTAGTTACTCACTATTGGGAAAGATAGATCTGGCGTTTTCTTCCTTAAATAAATCAATCGATTTCGGCTATGACGATATAAACCACCTGGAAAACGACAGAGATCTTGACAGGCTGAGAGGCGAGGAACAATATAAAACGATCATAAATAAATTGAAGGAACTCGAACAAAAACAGGTTTCCTAG